A genomic window from Cyprinus carpio isolate SPL01 chromosome B9, ASM1834038v1, whole genome shotgun sequence includes:
- the LOC109061062 gene encoding gamma-crystallin M3, which yields MGKIIFYEDRNFQGRSYECSSDCSDMSTYLSRCHSCKVESGCFVVYDRPNYMGNQFFMRRGEYADYMRMGMSDGIRSCRMVPQYRGPYRMRIYERENFGGQMYDLTDDCDSFVDRYRMSDCQSCHVMDGHWLMYEQPHYRGRMLYFRPGEYRSFRDMGYSNVKFSSVRRIMDLC from the exons ATGGGCAAG atcATCTTCTACGAGGACAGGAACTTCCAGGGTCGCTCCTATGAGTGCAGCAGTGACTGCTCTGATATGTCTACCTACCTCAGCCGCTGCCATTCATGCAAAGTGGAGAGCGGCTGCTTTGTGGTCTATGACCGTCCTAACTACATGGGAAACCAGTTCTTTATGAGGAGGGGCGAGTATGCGGATTACATGCGCATGGGAATGAGTGATGGCATCAGGTCCTGTCGCATGGTTCCTCag TACAGGGGACCCTACAGAATGAGGATCTACGAGAGGGAGAACTTTGGAGGTCAGATGTATGATCTGACAGATGACTGTGATTCCTTCGTGGACCGTTATCGCATGTCCGACTGCCAGTCTTGCCATGTGATGGACGGCCACTGGCTCATGTATGAGCAGCCCCACTACAGAGGCAGAATGCTATACTTTAGACCTGGAGAGTACCGGAGCTTCAGGGATATGGGATACAGCAATGTCAAATTCAGCTCTGTTAGAAGAATCATGGACTTGTGTTAA
- the crygm5 gene encoding crystallin, gamma M5, with protein sequence MGKIIFYEDRNFQGRNYETSGDCPEVTSYLSRCCSCRVESGCFMLYELTNYMGYQMLVRRGDYPDNQWIMGASNSDCIRSCRMIPMHKGTFRMRIFEGENFVGHKYELMDDCESVQERFYMADCQSCNVTHGHWLLYEQPNFEGRMIYIRPGEYSSFNNMGLGPVKIRSIRRIMESC encoded by the exons ATGGGAAAG ATAATATTCTATGAGGACAGAAACTTCCAGGGTCGTAACTATGAGACTAGCGGTGACTGTCCTGAGGTGACCTCATACCTGAGCCGCTGCTGCTCATGTAGGGTGGAAAGCGGCTGCTTTATGCTCTATGAGCTCACCAACTACATGGGTTACCAAATGCTGGTAAGAAGAGGAGACTATCCTGATAACCAGTGGATCATGGGAGCAAGCAACAGTGACTGCATCAGATCTTGCAGAATGATCCCTATG CATAAAGGAACGTTCAGAATGAGAATCTTTGAAGGAGAGAACTTTGTCGGACACAAGTACGAGCTGATGGATGACTGTGAATCAGTCCAGGAACGTTTTTACATGGCCGATTGCCAGTCCTGCAATGTCACACATGGCCACTGGCTTCTGTATGAACAGCCCAATTTCGAAGGCAGAATGATATACATCAGGCCAGGGGAGTACAGCAGCTTTAATAATATGGGTCTAGGCCCAGTGAAAATTCGTTCCATCAGACGCATCATGGAGTCCTGTTAG
- the LOC109061066 gene encoding gamma-crystallin M2-like isoform X2 codes for MMGKVIFYEDRNFQGRSYDCMSDCADFSSYMSRCHSCRVESGCWMMYDNTNYMGNQYFFRRGDYADYMSMFGMNNCIRSCRMIPMYRGSYRMRIYERENFMGQMYEMMDDCDSIMDRYRMSHCQSCHVMEGHWLFYEQPHYRGRMWYFRPGEYRSFSKMGGMRFMSMRRIMDSWY; via the exons ATGATGGGCAAG GTCATCTTCTACGAGGACAGGAACTTCCAGGGTCGCTCTTATGACTGTATGAGCGACTGTGCTGATTTTTCCTCCTACATGAGCCGCTGTCACTCTTGCAGAGTGGAGAGCGGATGCTGGATGATGTATGATAATACCAACTACATGGGAAATCAGTATTTCTTTAGGAGAGGAGACTATGCTGATTACATGTCTATGTTTGGAATGAACAACTGCATCAGGTCCTGCCGTATGATCCCTATG TACAGGGGATCCTACAGAATGAGGATTTACGAGAGGGAGAACTTCATGGGTCAGATGTACGAGATGATGGATGACTGTGACAGCATCATGGACCGTTATCGCATGTCTCACTGCCAGTCCTGTCATGTGATGGAAGGCCACTGGCTCTTCTATGAGCAGCCCCACTACAGAGGCAGGATGTGGTACTTCAGGCCTGGAGAGTATAGGAGCTTCAGTAAAATGGGTGGCATGAGATTCATGAGCATGAGGCGTATCATGGACTCCTGGTACTAG
- the LOC109061066 gene encoding gamma-crystallin M2-like isoform X3: MMGKVIFYEDRNFQGRSYECMSDCGDFSSYMSRCHSCRVESGCWMMYDRPNYMGNQYFFRRGDYADYMSMFGMSECIRSCRMIPMYRGSYRMRIYEKENFMGQMYEMMDDCDSIMDRYRMSHCQSCHVMEGHWLFYEQPHYRGRMWYFRPGEYRSFSNMGGMRFMSMRRIMDSWY; the protein is encoded by the exons ATGATGGGCAAG GTCATCTTCTACGAGGACAGGAACTTCCAGGGTCGCTCTTATGAGTGTATGAGCGACTGTGGTGACTTCTCCTCCTACATGAGCCGCTGTCACTCTTGCAGAGTGGAGAGTGGATGCTGGATGATGTACGATCGTCCCAACTACATGGGAAATCAGTATTTCTTTAGGAGGGGAGACTATGCTGATTACATGTCTATGTTTGGCATGAGTGAATGCATCAGGTCCTGCCGTATGATCCCTATG TACAGGGGATCCTACAGAATGAGGATCTACGAGAAGGAGAACTTCATGGGTCAGATGTACGAGATGATGGATGACTGTGACAGCATCATGGACCGTTATCGCATGTCTCACTGCCAGTCCTGTCATGTGATGGAAGGCCACTGGCTCTTCTATGAGCAGCCCCACTACAGAGGCAGAATGTGGTACTTCAGGCCTGGAGAGTACAGGAGCTTCAGTAATATGGGTGGCATGAGATTCATGAGCATGAGGCGTATCATGGACTCCTGGTACTAG
- the LOC122138493 gene encoding gamma-crystallin M2-like — protein MKVTFFEDRNFQGRSYECMSDCGDFSSYMSRCHSCRVESGCWMMYDNTNYMGNQFFFRRGDYADYMSMFGMSNCIRSCRMIPMYRGSYRMRIYEKENFMGQMYEMMDDCDSIMDRYRMSHCQSCHVMDGHWLFYEQPHYRGRMWYFRPGEYRSFRNMGGMRFMSMRRIMDSWY, from the exons ATGAAG GTCACTTTCTTTGAGGACAGGAACTTCCAGGGTCGCTCTTATGAGTGTATGAGCGACTGTGGTGATTTTTCCTCCTACATGAGCCGCTGTCACTCTTGCAGAGTGGAGAGTGGATGCTGGATGATGTATGATAATACCAACTACATgggaaatcagtttttttttaggagaGGAGACTATGCTGATTACATGTCTATGTTTGGAATGAGCAACTGCATCAGGTCCTGCCGTATGATCCCTATG TACAGGGGATCCTACAGAATGAGGATCTACGAGAAGGAGAACTTCATGGGTCAGATGTACGAGATGATGGATGACTGTGACAGCATCATGGACCGTTATCGCATGTCTCACTGCCAGTCCTGTCATGTGATGGACGGCCACTGGCTCTTCTACGAGCAGCCCCACTACAGAGGCAGGATGTGGTACTTCAGGCCTGGAGAGTACAGGAGCTTCAGAAATATGGGTGGCATGAGATTCATGAGCATGAGGCGCATCATGGACTCCTGGTACtag
- the LOC109061073 gene encoding gamma-crystallin M2-like, with amino-acid sequence MKVTFFEDRNFQGRSYECMSDCGDFSSYMSRCHSCRVESGCWMMYDNTNYMGNQYFFKRGDYADYMSMFGMNNCIRSCRMIPMYRGSYRMRIYERENFMGQMYEMMDDCDSIMDRYCMSHCQSCHVMDGHWLFYEQPHYRGRMWYFGPGEYRSFSNMGGMRFMSMKRIMDSWY; translated from the exons ATGAAG gTCACTTTCTTTGAGGACAGGAACTTCCAGGGTCGCTCTTATGAGTGTATGAGTGACTGTGGTGACTTCTCCTCCTACATGAGCCGCTGTCACTCTTGCAGAGTGGAGAGTGGATGCTGGATGATGTATGATAATACCAACTACATGGGAAATCAGTATTTCTTTAAGAGGGGAGACTATGCTGACTACATGTCTATGTTTGGAATGAACAACTGCATCAGGTCCTGCCGTATGATCCCTATG TACAGGGGATCCTACAGGATGAGGATCTACGAGAGGGAGAACTTCATGGGTCAGATGTACGAGATGATGGATGACTGTGACAGCATCATGGACCGTTATTGCATGTCTCACTGCCAGTCCTGTCATGTGATGGACGGCCACTGGCTCTTCTATGAGCAGCCCCACTACAGAGGCAGGATGTGGTACTTTGGCCCTGGAGAGTACAGGAGCTTCAGTAATATGGGTGGCATGAGATTCATGAGCATGAAGCGTATCATGGACTCCTGGTACTAA